A segment of the Brevibacterium zhoupengii genome:
GCTCAAACGGCTCTACCCGAAGTCTCTGCTCAAGCCGGCGATCAGGTCTGTGCTCGTACCCAAGCCGATGTCCGGCAGCGGCTTCGACGCGAAGGAGATGACCGATTCCGACATCGTGCGGTGGGCCCACCAGTTCCTCGACGCGATCGTTCCGGTCGTGACCTCCGAGGTCGTCGAAGCCGGAGTGTGATCGCGGCGAGGTCGCAGGACGGGATCGGTGATGATCGACGCGAGGACGATCTGCACGTATTCTGAAAGTTCACATTCGACCGCTCCAGCTAGCGTAGAGTGCGAATACGGGTACAGACGTACCGGACGACTTAAGGAGAGCCACCATGGGTTTTGACGACAAGTTCGACAACAAGACTGAAGAATTCTCCGGCAAGGCAAAGGAGACCGTCGGTGACATGACCGGCGACGACGAGCTCAAAGCTGAAGGGTCTGCCGATCAGCTCAAAGGCAAGACCAAGCAGGTTGGCGAGAAGGTCAAGGACCTCGGCAAAGACGTCAAGGACAAGTTCAGCAAGTAATGAGGAATTCGGCCCCCATCGCACCCGCGGTGGGGGTCATTCTTTTGGTTCGGTCCGCTGTGTGGTCCGAATCTTCACAGCGTCACCCTCACAGCAACGCAGGAATCGGAAGGCGGCACGGCAGTGGAGCAGGCAGAGGCAGCGGGCAAGAACGACACCTCAAGCACTGATGTCCTCAGAGCCGGGACCGGGGTCGGCTCCACCGGCGTCACTCCGGCACAGACCCAGGGAGTGATCGAGGCGATGGCGACTCTGCGTCGCCGGTGCCCCTGGTCGAGCCGGCAGGACCATGGAAGTCTCGAGAAGTTTGCACGCGAAGAGACCGAAGAGCTCATCGAAGCGCTCGAAGACTACCGCAGCGACGCCAGTTCTGCCCACAGGGTGGCCGTTGTCGAGGAGCTCGGAGACGTCTTCTACCAGGTCCTCTTCCACTCGGCCCTGCTCGATGAGAGCGGTTCAGCTCCCTATGGCCACACGTTGGGACTCATCATCGACGGCCTCGAAGAGAAGCTCATACGGCGTCACCCCCTGGCTTTCGGGGAGGACAGCCGTGACGACGAGATGCCTGAGCTCGAAGACGTCGAACGCGAGTACCGCCGAATCAAGACCGAAGAGAAGCAGCAGAAAGACGATAATCAGTGAGCTTGGATCGCATCGACATCGAAGGCACATTCAATTTCCGCGACATCGGGGGAACGCCCACCTCGGCGGGCGAGATGACCATCGCCACAGGCAAGGTCTACCGCGCCGACGGACTCGCCCAGCTCACCGACAGGTCGCGTGCCGACCTCAGAGCACTCGGCATCACCACCGTCGTGGATCTGCGTGATGTGGGGGAGCGGTCCAAGCTGCCCGACGCTGTTGCGGGACTCGACGTGAACCACATCGAGCTGCCGATCTTCGATGACCATTTCTTTCCCGCGAAGCAGCTCAGCCGCGAGGAGATGAAGAAAGCCGCCGAGGCGACCGGCATGGACCTCTCAGATCGCTCGCTGAGCAAGATCTATGACCTCATGATCGGCCATTTCGGGACCCGCCTGGCCATGGCCGTCGACGTCGTTGCACAAAGCTGTGGCGAGGCAGTGGTCTTCCACTGCTCTGCCGGCAAAGACCGGACCGGCGTGGTCGCCGCATTCATCCAGACCCTCCTCGGCGTCGGGCGACACGAGATCCTCGAAGAATACTCAATTACCTCGCAGCACCTGTCCGGTGGCTTCCTCGAGAACATCGTCAGAAACTTCGCCGATGCCGGCATCTCCGGCAACCTCGCCGAGACCGCAACAGCGGCACCGCCGGAACTCATGGCCAAAATCCTTGACTCCATCGAGGGTCAGTACGGCGAGAACGGTGTCGAGGCCTATCTGCTCGAGCATGGAATGGACCCGGAGAGTCCGGAGAAGCTGCGCCGACAGCTGCTGGCACCCGTGAACCGCGAAGAATCCGTCCAGGGCTGAGCCGGAGAGTAAGCCTGGTGCCTCGGTGCATTAAGCTGTCCTGCAGGCACATGTTCCCCATGTGAAACCAATTGCGAAGGAGTAATCAGTGGCTGAGATTGTTGCCGCAAACGCCCGTGAAATCCTGGATTCCCGGGGAAATCCCACCGTTGAGGTGGAAGTGCTGTTAGCCGACGAATCGGTCGGTCGTGCCGGTGTCCCCTCCGGTGCCTCCACCGGTGAGTTCGAAGCCGTTGAGCTGCGCGACGGAGACCCGGAACGTTACCTGGGCAAAGGCGTCACCAGTGCTGTTGACGCAGTCGTCGACGAAATTCATGAAGTCATCGTCGGTCTGGAAAGCGATGACCAGCGACTGGTCGATCAGGCTCTGATCGAGCTCGACGGCACCGAGAACAAGTCCCGCCTGGGCGCCAACGCAATCCTCGGCACCTCGCTGGCAGTCGCTCGTGCAGCCGCCGTGTCCGCGGATCTGCCGCTCTACCGCTACCTGGGCGGACCGAACGCGCACGTAATGCCCGTTCCGATGATGAACATCCTCAACGGTGGATCGCACGCCGATTCCAACGTCGACATCCAGGAATTCATGATCGCCCCGATCGGTGCGGCCAGTTTCCACGAGGGACTGCAGTGGAGCGTCGAGGTCTACCACGCGCTCAAAGGTGTGCTGAAGGAACGCGGTCTGTCCACCGGGCTCGGCGATGAGGGCGGATTCGCACCGAACCTCGACTCCAATGCCGCGGCGCTCGACCTCATCCTCGAGGCCATCGAGCTCGCCGGACACCGTCCGGGCCGTGACATCGCAGTGGCACTTGATGTGGCCTCCTCAGAGTTCTACTCAGACGGGGCCTACGAGTTCGAGGGCGAGAAGAAGTCGGCTCAGGACATGGCGGCCTACTATGAGGGTCTGCTGGCCAAGTACCCCCTCGTGTCCATCGAGGACCCACTGGACGAGAACGACTGGGAAGGCTGGGCCACGCTGACCCAGTCCATCGGCTCAAAGGTTCAGCTCGTCGGCGACGACCTGTTCGTGACGAACCCCGAGCGGCTCCAGCGCGGTGTCGATAACAACACCGCGAACTCCCTGCTCGTGAAGGTCAACCAGATCGGCACCCTGACAGAGACCCTCGACGCAGTGTCGCTGGCACAGACCAACGGCTACACGACGATGATCTCCCACCGCTCGGGCGAAACCGAGGACACGACGATCGCCGACCTGGCCGTGGCCACGAACGCCGGCCAGATCAAGGCAGGCGCTCCGGCCCGGTCCGAGCGTGTGGCCAAGTACAACCAGCTGCTGCGCATCGAAGAGCAGCTCGGCGACGCGGCCCGCTACGCCGGCCGAGGAGCGTTCCCGCGCTTCAACGGCTGAACGAGCCTTTTCGCTCGTCCGACAGGGCGGGCTTCGCGCAGTCGGCTGAGCGAACTTCGTTCGGACGGCTGAACGACTGCAGCGCTGAGGCGTTGAATGGCTTTATCCCCGAGGCGGGGGCCAGGTGATCATTCTATGGTCACCCGGCCCCCGCCTCGGCGACATTCATCGGCAGGGCGTTTTTGCTGAGGTCGGTGTGCTTCGCGATGACACAACCTCGTCGCGACTTCAAGAACTCTTGGCGATCCCACAAAACTACTCCGCGACTCCAAAACCTCCTGTGCCTCGCAGAACACCCTGGGAGTACAGCAACTCCACCCGCACCGCTCAATTCATACATTTGCAGAGGTTGTTTATGAAGTCGCGGGTGAGGGGTCTATCGAGGCTGCCGACCGCATTGCTGGGAAGTCACCTCGTGTTCATGAGGGCTCGCCTGATCTCTTCGAACTTCGCCTCTGTGAAGAGCTCTTTCCACGTGACTCTGATGACCCGCCAGCCCTGATCGCGCAGCCATTGTTCTCTGCGCCGTTCGCGTTCGAGTTCGTCTCGTGGCACTCCTGAGCCGAGATACAGCTTTCCAAGTCCATCGATCTCAATGATCAGCCGAGCCGCCTTGTGGCAGAAGTCGACGCGAAACTTTCTTCGCAGCGAGGGTGCGCCGAACTCAACTTGGGGGACGAAACCGACGAATCCGTGCTGAAAGAACCTCACCGCGGCGATCGACTCGGCGGGGGACTCGCGACGGGCATCGGTCAGTTCGAGGGCGAGATGAACCTTCTTCGTGTTCCTGGTCTCGAAGCATTGCGCCAGCGTCGCGAGGATCTTCTCCCTCGTCGTCAGTCCGCGGTGTAGAGCATCGTCGAGCATCGACACAGAGATGTCGGGGTTGTACGTGCGAGCCACATCAATGAGCGTTCGTTCGAGCGTCGTCACCTCGGTGCCGCGAACTCTTTGCCGGTGATGCTTCGGGATCGTCACGCCCCTGACATGGATGCTCTTGAACCTGCGGTTGATCCCGGGGCGCACCACCTCCACCTGGTGAGTCACGGGATAGGCAATAGGCAAGCCGTGGATGAGGGCAGCTGAGATATGGGAGAACACCTCAGCCGGTGGCGATCCCGGCGACGTTCGGACTGCTGTATTGGACCCTTCTGCGGTGTCGGGTTCTACCTGCCGCGCCTCCTGATTCTGCTTCTGGAATCTGACTTCGCATCTCGCCATGACTGCGGCGTCGAGCTCTTCGATCTGGTCGCGGAAGTCTCCGTGCTCGGTGAACTCCGAATGAGTTCCTTCAACGATGCTGGCCCACAGCCGCCGATGTCCTTCCACGGTGCAGACGTGTCTGACCGAATAGACACCGCGAGACAGCCGACGTACGCAGCAACTTCGGGCCCGTCGAATGTCTGCGTGAGTGAACCCGAGCCGGATGATCTGTTGTGTGGTCATAATCTTGTACATGGAATTAAACTGCATCAAAACTTATCAAACTGCAATAGAGTACTCCTGATCTGTGTATAACTTTGTGGATAAATGCGTCTGGTGTGGGAGCTGGGGAGGGGAGTGCGGTGGCCGGAAAGCGTCGAGGCGCAAGTCGCAGCTTCTGTACCCTGCGCCGTGAGTGCTAAATCACCCAGTAGCAACGGGATGTTTTAGAGCTGGCGGTGCCGAGAGCGGAACTAGCTGGAGGACGTGAGGGTAATGGGAGGGCGTGCGCGCGGGACGGTGGCGTGAGACCCCGCTGCGGCCTCAGAGGGCAGAACGGGGGAGGCGAGCGAACCGGGCTGACTCAGACTTTCGAAAAATAGAACACGCCACGACACCCAAATCCTCGCAGTCCGGATGCTGACACGGCAGACTTAGATGTGTTGTGACTGCCTTCCCCATCCCCGGTCGCAGAGGAAAGAGACATGGTTCCGAGCAAACCTAGAAACAGCGCCCCCAAATCGGCTCCGGGCCGAGCCGCTCCCCGTCGACGCCCCACGCCGGTCGTCGAGGCTCAGCCCACCGAAGGCACTCGCAAACGGAAACTGTCCTGGCAGACAGGCGTCTTCCTCCTCGTCATCGCCATCGTGCTCGTCACTTTTCTCCCCTCGATCAACTCCGCACTCAAGCAGGCACAGCAGATCGCGGCACTCAACAGCGAGATCGAATCGACGAAGTCCGAGGTCCAGGGGCTGGAAGAGAAGAACGAGAATCTCAAGGACCCTGCGTACATCAAACGCAAGGCCCGCAAGGACCAGTACTACGTGGAAGAGGGCAAGAACGCGGTCATCGTCACCAACCAGGAGGCAATCGACGGTGACGATTCGGATGCTGAACGTCCGCAGCGCAAGCAAGCCTGGTACCTTGAGTTGCTGGAGTCGATTCAAGAGGTCGGCAATACCGTGGAGAAGGGCTGATGATCACAGAGTGCACCGAGGCGGACTTCGCCATCCTGAAGGAACAGCTCGGGCGGATTCCGCGCGGTGTCGTCGGGATCGCCGCCCGCAGCACATCGGGTGAACCGCTGGTCGTCGCGACCGCTCCTCGGCTCGAGGATGGCACACCGTTCCCCACCACCTTCTACCTCACGCACCCTGCCTTCGTCGCTGAATGCTCACGCCTCGAAGCATCGGGAATCATGACCGAATGGAGTGCCGAGCTCGCCGAAGACGAGGAGCTCGCGGCCGCCTACGCCAAGGCCCACGCTGCGTACCTCGCGGCTCGGTCGGAGATCGGAAAGTCTGCCGGAATCGCCGAGGTGGAAGAGATCAAGGACTACACCGCCGGTGGCATGCCCACCCGAGTGAAATGCCTGCATGCTCTCGTCGGACATTCCCTGGCCGCTGGGGCAGGAGTCAACCCGATCGGTGACCGCGCCATCTCCTTCATGACCGACGTCCCCACCCCGGCGGGCGCAGAGGGCGCCTCGACCGAGGCAAGCGAATAGGAGAGCTCATGCGCGTAGCCGCCTTCGACTGTGGGACCAATTCCCTGCGTCTGCTCATCGCCGATGTCGACGAGCAGGGCCAGATGACCGAACTGCGTCGCGAAACTCGGATCGTGCGACTGGGCCAGGGAGTCGACGCAACGGGTGAGTTCGCCCCCGAAGCCCTCGAACGCACCTTTGCCGCGGCCCGAGAGTTCGCCGAGGTGGCCGCCGAGTACTCACCGGAGAAGCTGAGATTCGTCGCCACCTCCGCCAGCCGTGACGTGAAGAACCGTGATGAATTCTCCGCCGGAATCTTCGGCATCCTCGGCGTCGTGCCCGACGTCATCACAGGTGATGAAGAGGCCCATCTGTCATTCCTCGGCGCTACCGTCGGACGTTCTGCCGACAGCGGCCCGTTCCTCGTCATGGACCTCGGCGGCGGCTCAACCGAACTGGTCCTCGGCACCAAAAGCGTCACCTCGGCGGTGAGCATGGACATCGGATCCGTGCGCCTGACCGAACGCCACATGTCTGTCGACATCCCCGACCAGGCGCAGATCCAGGCGGCCATCGACGACATCGACGCCAACCTGGACAAGGCGGCAGAGATCGTCGACCTCGCTGCGCCGCGGACGATGATCGGAGTCGCAGGCACCGTCACCACACTGACCGCGGGAATACTTGACCTCGAGAGCTATCAGCGAGATCGCATCCACGGCACCCATCTGCGCGTGGCAGACATCGACGCTGAGGCGAACGAACTCTTGAGCATGGGGCGTGAAGCTCGTGCCGCACTGCCGTACATGCACCCCGGGCGCGTCGACGTCATCGCGGCCGGGGGACTCCTGTTCGCCCGCATCGCGGCCTGCATCGACTCTGCAGTCAAGAGCGCGGGAGGCGAACTCGACATCATGGTCTCGGAGACGGATATCCTCGACGGCACCGCGCTCGACCTCGCGCGCACGCAGTCGTGAAGCCCTTTGTTGCGGGGGAACGGACAGCTCCCAAACATCCACGCGTTGGGAAGCGCTCTGCGAAACTCGCTCTCGTCGGATCCCTGGTGCTGGGGCTGGTCATGGGCACGACCCAGCCGGCTCTCGCTGCGCCCGAGCCCGGACCCGGGCAGTGGTACATCAAGAAGTACGGCATCGATGACATGTGGAAGAAGTCCACGGGCAAAGGTGTGAAGGTCGCCGTCATCGATTCCGGCGTCAACACCAAACATGAAGACCTCAAGGGCGTGGTCAGCAGGTCCAAGGACTTCAGCGGACTCGACAAAGACGGCAAGACCCCCATCGGCGGCAAGACCACCATCCATCACGGCACCGCTGTCGCCGGCGTCATTGCCGGCCAGGGCAAGGGCGCAGGACCGACGGGAGTCGCCCCCGATGTCGATATTCTCTCGGCCTCGATGTGGCTGGGACCCGAGCGGCCGAAGGAATCCGGCTCGACTCGTGAACAGGCCGACAAGGCGATCAGATGGGCCGTGGATTCCGGAGCCAAGGTCATCAACATGTCGCTGGGCTGGGACGATCCGGCCTGGCCCTCGAGCTGGGATGAATCCTTCGCCTACGCCTATGAGAAGGACGTCGTTGTCGTCGCCTGTGTCGGCAACGCCTCACAGGGAGCCACGCAGGCGTGGTCACCGTCGACAGTGCCCGGTGTCATCGGGGTCGGTGGGCTGGACAAGAAGAACCGCGTTCTGTCAGAGTCCACGGCGCCCGGAACAGCCGTTGATCTCATGGGACCAGCGGAAGACATCCCGATCCCGTATTACTCTGGCGGCTATGCCGAGGGGCAGGGCTGTTCCTTTGCCTCACCCATCGTCTCCGGAGTGGCCGCACTGATCCGGGCCGAGAACCCCGACCTCAGTGCCGACGAAGTCACCGCCAAGCTGAGCTCGACGGCCAAGCCGGTCCCCGGGCATAAAGGGCAGAGCAAGAAGGACAAGCCGGATCCGATCGTCGGCTGGGGCCGGATTGATCCGAAGGCCGCGATGAAGTCAGACGTTCCGAAGTCGGTGCCCAGTGCGGCCGATGATCTCGCTGACTGGGTGACAATGCACCGACGTTCGTCGTCTGACCCGTCCGAGACTGAAAACGCAGTCCCGGCTGAGGACAACAACCCAAAGGCAGTCGCGCCCAAAGACGTCGTCTCATCACAGTCGACACCCAAGCTGGGCTTCTCGGTTCTGGCTGCCGGCGGCCTCATCGCGGTGATCCTCTTCGTGCTCTCCGCAGTGGTTTTCATCCGCCGCAGACGGTGATCGAACCGGGTGCTGATCCTCTGAACTGGGGCGTCGAGATTCAATTAGTGAAAGTTTTCACAAAGGCCTAGGATGGGAATATGGCACTCATCAGAAACTCAAAATTGCGTCCTCGAATCCTCGTTGTTGGTGGCGGCTACCTTGGTCTCGTTACCGCTCAGAATCTGTTGAAGAACCTCGGTCGTGGCGAAGCCACAGTGACCGTGGTCGATCCCAACCCGTACATGACCTACCTGCCTTTCCTCCCCGAGGTGGCGGCCGGGTCCATCGAACCGCGCCACGCTGTCGTGCCGCTGCGCCGCAACCTCTCCGGTGCTGAAGTCATCACCGCGAAGGTCACCTCGATCAACCACGGTGACAAGTTCGTCACTGTCGAGCCGGAGAACGACGAAGCGTTCGAGCTCGACTACGACCACATCATCATGGCCGCCGGTTCGGTGGCGCGTGCTCTGCCGATCCCCGGCCTCAAGGAGAACGCCATCGCGCTCAAGCGCATCGAGGAAGCCGTCGCACTGCGCGATCACCTCCTCAGCCGCTTGGCCGATGCCTCGCTGATGGAAGACGATGACGAGCGTCGCAAGGCGCTGACCTTCGTCTTCGTCGGCGGCGGTTTCGCAGGCATCGAACTCCTCACCGAACTCGAAGATGTCGTTCGCTCCGCAGTGGCTCAGTACGAGACGCTGACCGAAGCCGATGTCCGCTTCGTCCTCGTCGAGGCACTCGATCGTGTCATGCCCGAGGTCGGCGAAGCTCAGGCTCGCTGGGTCGTCGAGCACATGCGCGAACGCGGCATCGACGTGTACCTCGAGACCTTCCTCCAGGACTGCACCGACAAGCACATCAAGCTCTCCAGCGGCGAAGAATTCGACGCCGACACCATCGTCTGGTCGGCAGGCGTCAAGGCCAACCCGATCCTCGTTGACTCGGACCTGCCTCTCGATGAGCGCGGTCGTGTGACCGTGCGCGCCGATCTGCGCGTCGAGGGCGACAACGGTGTGGTCGAAGGCGCTTGGGCTGCCGGCGACAACGCTGCCGTGCCTGACCTCTCCGGTGGCGGCGTGGGCGGCTACTGCGTGCCCAACGCTCAGCACGCCGTGCGCCAGGCACCAGTGCTGGCTGCCAACGTTCTTGCCGCACTGCGCGGAGAGACCGAGTTCAAGCAGTACTTCCACAAGACCATCGGCACCGTTGCAGGTCTCGGCCTGTACAAGGGCGTTTCGCAGATGGGCGACTTCGAAGCCCGCGGACTCCTCGCTTGGCTGATGCACCGCGCCTACCACGGCTACGCGATCCCGACTGTGGACCGCAAGGTCAAGGTCTTCGGCAACTGGATCCTCAATGCCATCGTCGGCCGCGACGCCATGCCGCTGGCTGATCTCGATGTTCCTCGCAAGAACTTCGTCGAGGCAGCCAACTCGAAGCCGGCACCGAAGAAGGAAACTGCCAAGGCCTGATAACTGAGTGCAGGATTCACCCCAGGCTGTAGCCGTGGTGTGAACCCTGATGAGTTCTGAAGAACGCCGGGAGCGCGATTGCACTCCCGGCGTTCTTGCCATTCATGAGGGGCTGGAGCAGAGCGTCTGAGGCTCCAACCATGCGCAGTTGAGCGACTGACGCTCCGAGCTCCGGGGCCCTCAGTTCGCGACGGTGAAGCGAGCGTCGATGTGCTTCGCGTTGACGATCTCATCGACCATGGCCACAGCAAAGTCCTCCGCGGAGATGGAATCTCCGGCAGGCGTCTCTAGTTCGGTCTTGTAAGTACCCGTGCGCTCACCGGGGTCGATCTCCGGGGCGGGGGAGATCAGCGTCCAGGGGGAGTAGCTGCCGGCACGCATGAGCTCGAGTGCCTTCGTGCCGGTCTCCGACTCGGCCTTATAGGCCTCTGGGAAGCCTTCGGTATCTTTGAGCATGGTGTCACCGACGAAAAGCGATCCTGCACCACCGACGACGAAGACACGCTTGTCTCCGCTGGCCTGAGCCAGTGTCTCCAGGGCATTCAGCCACTCTTCGTGTGGTGCGCCGGTACGGCTGGGTCCGGTTGTCGAGACGATGATGTCATGGTCGGCGACGATCTGTCGGTCGAACTCGGCGTCTCCCATATCGCCTCGGAGGTTTGCTGCGGCTCCCGGAACCTCAGTACCAGTTCGAGTGATGGCCGTGACCTCGAGGCCGCGCTCGGCGGCTTCTGCGGTGACGCGGGATCCGATCATTCCTGAAGCGCCGAAGAGTGCGATCTTCATGGTGTGTCCTTTCGTGTATGCGGATGTTGCCACAAAGATACCCTTTGGATATCGAGTACCTCAAAGATACTATTGGGATATGAGATTGAGCAGTTCCTGGGAGGGCGATGCCTTCGATCCCGAATGTCCGACCAGAATCGTCCTCGATCGGGTCGGTGATAAGTGGACGGTCCTCATCATCGGGACTCTCGACGAAGGCCCGAAGCGCTTCAGTGAGATTCGTATGGCGATCGGCGGAATCACGCCGAAGGTCCTCACCTCGACCCTGCGGGCTCTGGTGGCAGACGGGCTGGTGACCCGCGAAGTCTTCGCCGAGGTTCCTCCTCGCGTGGAGTATGAGCTGACCGACCTTGGCCGCTCGCTCCTAGGGCCCGTTGAGGCTCTGCGCAGGTGGGCTGAGATCAATGTCGCGGCGATCGTCGACAGCAGGGACCGGGCGGACGCCTAACGGGTATCTCAGCGCGTCTGGTCTCGACGGCACCCGATCCCACCTGCGGCGGTGTCCGACTCTTCAACGGTACGATCAAGTCATCTTCTCGAAGACGAGGGGCGGACATGCACACGAAGGAGTGTCACATGCGTAAGTTGAACTGGGTCATCGTTGCCACGGTTCTCGGTCTTAGCCTGAGTGGATGTGGGCAGGGAGGTACTCCCTCCAACCCGGGTGATGGCGAAGAACGGCCCACGTACGAGGTGAGAGATGATGTTGACCTGGCCGGGTCACCGACCTGGAAGGGTGCCCAGGAACAGAACTCCATCACGATCGGGGTCTATCACGATCAGCCAGGTATCGGGAACCTCACCGCGGGGGCCGAACGGCCAGAAGGCTTCGACGTTGAGATCGCGACTCTTGTGGCCGGGCAACTCGGCTTCGCACCTGAGGACATCGAATGGGTTGAAACCGTGACCGCTAATCGTGAGACCTTTTTGCAACAGGGCAACGTCGACCTCATAGTGGCCGGATATACCATCAACGATGAACGCAAGAAGATCATAGATTTTGCCGGTCCCTACTACACGACCGGGCAGGATCTCATGGTGAGTTCCGACTCGGACATCTCTGGCCCTGACGATCTTGATGGTAAGACGGTCTGCGCAACGGTCGGGGGAGTGCCAGGTCAGCGGATGGAGGAGGACCATCCGGAAGCAGAGCTCGTCACCTATGACACAGTGTCAAAATGCGTGACCGATCTGCAGTCCGGCTCCGTTGACGCGGTCACCACGGATGATGCGATTCTCCGAGGCTATGCGGCACAAAGTGCAGATGAGCTGAAGGTAGTTGGCAAGCCCTTCTCCGAGGACCAGTACGGGATCGGACTGCCGAAAGGTGATGATGAACTTCGCGGCGCCGTCAATGACGCAGTTGAGTCGGCTGTTGAGAATGGAAGCTGGACTGAAGCCTTCGAGCATACGCTGGGGGATTCGGAAGGTGTGAAGCTGCCAAGCGTCGATCGGTATTAGCCGACCGTCGATCGATACTGGCCGCGCTGGGAGAAGTCAGTCGCTGGTGATCTCCGCGAGCACCTCGGCGAGTTCACGCAGCTCGCCCGCGATGCGGTAGATGCGAGGGGAACCGGAGTAGGTCCAATTGCTGGTGATCATCGACGCGCTGGCACCGTTGGTGGTGGCGGAATACTCCTCACGGCTCACCTGCGCCGTTCGGT
Coding sequences within it:
- a CDS encoding CsbD family protein, which gives rise to MGFDDKFDNKTEEFSGKAKETVGDMTGDDELKAEGSADQLKGKTKQVGEKVKDLGKDVKDKFSK
- a CDS encoding MazG nucleotide pyrophosphohydrolase domain-containing protein; protein product: MEQAEAAGKNDTSSTDVLRAGTGVGSTGVTPAQTQGVIEAMATLRRRCPWSSRQDHGSLEKFAREETEELIEALEDYRSDASSAHRVAVVEELGDVFYQVLFHSALLDESGSAPYGHTLGLIIDGLEEKLIRRHPLAFGEDSRDDEMPELEDVEREYRRIKTEEKQQKDDNQ
- a CDS encoding tyrosine-protein phosphatase; its protein translation is MSLDRIDIEGTFNFRDIGGTPTSAGEMTIATGKVYRADGLAQLTDRSRADLRALGITTVVDLRDVGERSKLPDAVAGLDVNHIELPIFDDHFFPAKQLSREEMKKAAEATGMDLSDRSLSKIYDLMIGHFGTRLAMAVDVVAQSCGEAVVFHCSAGKDRTGVVAAFIQTLLGVGRHEILEEYSITSQHLSGGFLENIVRNFADAGISGNLAETATAAPPELMAKILDSIEGQYGENGVEAYLLEHGMDPESPEKLRRQLLAPVNREESVQG
- the eno gene encoding phosphopyruvate hydratase, giving the protein MAEIVAANAREILDSRGNPTVEVEVLLADESVGRAGVPSGASTGEFEAVELRDGDPERYLGKGVTSAVDAVVDEIHEVIVGLESDDQRLVDQALIELDGTENKSRLGANAILGTSLAVARAAAVSADLPLYRYLGGPNAHVMPVPMMNILNGGSHADSNVDIQEFMIAPIGAASFHEGLQWSVEVYHALKGVLKERGLSTGLGDEGGFAPNLDSNAAALDLILEAIELAGHRPGRDIAVALDVASSEFYSDGAYEFEGEKKSAQDMAAYYEGLLAKYPLVSIEDPLDENDWEGWATLTQSIGSKVQLVGDDLFVTNPERLQRGVDNNTANSLLVKVNQIGTLTETLDAVSLAQTNGYTTMISHRSGETEDTTIADLAVATNAGQIKAGAPARSERVAKYNQLLRIEEQLGDAARYAGRGAFPRFNG
- a CDS encoding DUF559 domain-containing protein; amino-acid sequence: MEGHRRLWASIVEGTHSEFTEHGDFRDQIEELDAAVMARCEVRFQKQNQEARQVEPDTAEGSNTAVRTSPGSPPAEVFSHISAALIHGLPIAYPVTHQVEVVRPGINRRFKSIHVRGVTIPKHHRQRVRGTEVTTLERTLIDVARTYNPDISVSMLDDALHRGLTTREKILATLAQCFETRNTKKVHLALELTDARRESPAESIAAVRFFQHGFVGFVPQVEFGAPSLRRKFRVDFCHKAARLIIEIDGLGKLYLGSGVPRDELERERRREQWLRDQGWRVIRVTWKELFTEAKFEEIRRALMNTR
- a CDS encoding FtsB family cell division protein, which produces MVPSKPRNSAPKSAPGRAAPRRRPTPVVEAQPTEGTRKRKLSWQTGVFLLVIAIVLVTFLPSINSALKQAQQIAALNSEIESTKSEVQGLEEKNENLKDPAYIKRKARKDQYYVEEGKNAVIVTNQEAIDGDDSDAERPQRKQAWYLELLESIQEVGNTVEKG
- a CDS encoding DUF501 domain-containing protein; the protein is MITECTEADFAILKEQLGRIPRGVVGIAARSTSGEPLVVATAPRLEDGTPFPTTFYLTHPAFVAECSRLEASGIMTEWSAELAEDEELAAAYAKAHAAYLAARSEIGKSAGIAEVEEIKDYTAGGMPTRVKCLHALVGHSLAAGAGVNPIGDRAISFMTDVPTPAGAEGASTEASE
- a CDS encoding Ppx/GppA phosphatase family protein; translation: MRVAAFDCGTNSLRLLIADVDEQGQMTELRRETRIVRLGQGVDATGEFAPEALERTFAAAREFAEVAAEYSPEKLRFVATSASRDVKNRDEFSAGIFGILGVVPDVITGDEEAHLSFLGATVGRSADSGPFLVMDLGGGSTELVLGTKSVTSAVSMDIGSVRLTERHMSVDIPDQAQIQAAIDDIDANLDKAAEIVDLAAPRTMIGVAGTVTTLTAGILDLESYQRDRIHGTHLRVADIDAEANELLSMGREARAALPYMHPGRVDVIAAGGLLFARIAACIDSAVKSAGGELDIMVSETDILDGTALDLARTQS
- a CDS encoding S8 family peptidase, whose product is MKPFVAGERTAPKHPRVGKRSAKLALVGSLVLGLVMGTTQPALAAPEPGPGQWYIKKYGIDDMWKKSTGKGVKVAVIDSGVNTKHEDLKGVVSRSKDFSGLDKDGKTPIGGKTTIHHGTAVAGVIAGQGKGAGPTGVAPDVDILSASMWLGPERPKESGSTREQADKAIRWAVDSGAKVINMSLGWDDPAWPSSWDESFAYAYEKDVVVVACVGNASQGATQAWSPSTVPGVIGVGGLDKKNRVLSESTAPGTAVDLMGPAEDIPIPYYSGGYAEGQGCSFASPIVSGVAALIRAENPDLSADEVTAKLSSTAKPVPGHKGQSKKDKPDPIVGWGRIDPKAAMKSDVPKSVPSAADDLADWVTMHRRSSSDPSETENAVPAEDNNPKAVAPKDVVSSQSTPKLGFSVLAAGGLIAVILFVLSAVVFIRRRR
- a CDS encoding NAD(P)/FAD-dependent oxidoreductase, whose protein sequence is MALIRNSKLRPRILVVGGGYLGLVTAQNLLKNLGRGEATVTVVDPNPYMTYLPFLPEVAAGSIEPRHAVVPLRRNLSGAEVITAKVTSINHGDKFVTVEPENDEAFELDYDHIIMAAGSVARALPIPGLKENAIALKRIEEAVALRDHLLSRLADASLMEDDDERRKALTFVFVGGGFAGIELLTELEDVVRSAVAQYETLTEADVRFVLVEALDRVMPEVGEAQARWVVEHMRERGIDVYLETFLQDCTDKHIKLSSGEEFDADTIVWSAGVKANPILVDSDLPLDERGRVTVRADLRVEGDNGVVEGAWAAGDNAAVPDLSGGGVGGYCVPNAQHAVRQAPVLAANVLAALRGETEFKQYFHKTIGTVAGLGLYKGVSQMGDFEARGLLAWLMHRAYHGYAIPTVDRKVKVFGNWILNAIVGRDAMPLADLDVPRKNFVEAANSKPAPKKETAKA